A single genomic interval of Flavobacteriales bacterium harbors:
- a CDS encoding DUF4286 family protein produces MIIYNVTVSIDQSIHEDWLQWMKDIHIPEVMETGFFLENKICRLMVDDEITYAIQYTCENMDKLNEYQEKYAPKIQEKHTSRYKGKFGAFRTLLEIVHQH; encoded by the coding sequence ATGATTATTTACAATGTTACAGTAAGTATAGACCAAAGCATTCACGAAGATTGGCTACAATGGATGAAAGATATTCACATCCCAGAGGTCATGGAAACAGGCTTCTTTTTAGAAAATAAAATCTGCCGATTAATGGTAGATGACGAAATCACTTATGCCATACAGTACACTTGTGAAAACATGGACAAGCTTAATGAGTATCAAGAAAAATACGCTCCAAAAATTCAAGAAAAACACACAAGCAGATACAAAGGGAAGTTTGGCGCTTTTAGAACACTATTAGAAATCGTTCATCAACACTAA
- a CDS encoding heavy metal-associated domain-containing protein, protein MFKLFLSSVLLLSLIVGCGQSKPSELKEEVIEVADTKAELIVEGMSCQVGCAAYIDEELEKIDGVVSADVDFESKSASISFDNSLISEYDIVNTINCLKDSAYTVASVDVEILKTIEKKKIDTH, encoded by the coding sequence ATGTTCAAATTATTTTTATCATCGGTTTTGCTTTTAAGTCTTATTGTGGGCTGCGGACAGTCTAAGCCATCAGAATTAAAAGAAGAAGTTATTGAAGTTGCTGATACCAAAGCGGAATTAATTGTTGAAGGTATGAGCTGTCAAGTAGGCTGTGCTGCTTATATTGACGAAGAATTAGAAAAAATTGACGGCGTGGTTTCTGCTGATGTTGATTTTGAAAGCAAATCAGCTTCTATTTCTTTTGATAACAGTTTGATTAGTGAATACGATATTGTGAATACTATAAACTGTTTAAAAGATAGTGCATATACTGTTGCATCAGTAGATGTTGAGATTTTAAAGACTATTGAAAAGAAAAAAATAGACACTCACTAA
- a CDS encoding COX15/CtaA family protein, producing MSTFSRRFVRFNWWALVFIFLVVIAGSFVRTTGSGMGCPDWPKCFDQWVPPTDSSQVPADYKERFSQKRADKVEKFGKIISVFGMSDVAEQLKNDPNLLKEEDFNVRKTWTEYVNRLFGFLAGNSLLLIFFWIAFYYRKHKRLFFVSVINLILIAFQAWFGSIVVASNLVPWTITLHLFFALVIIGLQLYVIRLVSPSQSQNITLSKEVSYLVWACFLITAFQMFLGTQVREAIDELTRAGIGRELWTDYLGLSFFIHRSFSWLVLALLTYMAYKNEVGSKHKIIRWLYAILVIELLSGVLLAHFDMIGLVQNAHLLFATILFGILFMMIFRIRLADK from the coding sequence ATGAGTACTTTTTCTAGACGTTTTGTTCGATTTAATTGGTGGGCTTTAGTGTTCATCTTTCTAGTTGTTATTGCTGGTAGTTTTGTACGAACTACGGGCAGTGGTATGGGATGTCCTGATTGGCCCAAATGTTTTGATCAGTGGGTGCCACCCACCGACAGTAGTCAAGTGCCTGCCGATTATAAAGAACGATTCAGTCAGAAAAGAGCTGATAAAGTGGAGAAGTTTGGTAAAATAATCTCTGTTTTTGGGATGTCCGATGTGGCGGAGCAGCTGAAGAACGACCCAAATTTATTGAAAGAGGAAGATTTTAATGTTCGCAAAACCTGGACAGAGTATGTCAATAGGTTATTCGGTTTTTTAGCAGGTAATTCTTTATTACTCATTTTCTTTTGGATTGCCTTTTATTATCGAAAGCATAAACGCTTGTTTTTTGTGTCGGTAATAAATCTTATTCTCATTGCTTTTCAAGCTTGGTTTGGATCTATTGTTGTGGCATCTAACTTAGTTCCTTGGACAATTACTTTGCATTTGTTTTTTGCACTTGTAATTATTGGTCTTCAACTCTATGTAATTCGCTTAGTGAGTCCGTCACAATCTCAAAACATAACATTGTCAAAGGAAGTAAGCTATCTGGTTTGGGCATGCTTCCTTATTACTGCTTTTCAAATGTTTTTAGGCACTCAAGTCAGAGAAGCTATTGACGAGCTAACTCGTGCTGGTATTGGTCGTGAGCTATGGACAGACTACCTCGGTTTATCGTTTTTTATTCACCGAAGTTTTTCTTGGTTGGTCTTGGCTTTATTGACTTATATGGCTTACAAAAACGAAGTGGGCTCTAAGCACAAAATCATACGTTGGTTGTATGCCATATTAGTGATTGAATTATTAAGCGGTGTTTTATTAGCCCATTTTGATATGATTGGTTTAGTTCAAAATGCTCACTTACTATTCGCCACAATATTATTCGGAATACTGTTCATGATGATTTTTAGGATTAGACTAGCTGATAAGTGA
- the mgtE gene encoding magnesium transporter yields MKFELTNEFISELNELINNKDPQSVQSYIKDCHHADIAEILDELEFENACFLFELLEDNIAADVLVELEDDLREELLKIHSPKEIAEEFVDNMDSDDAADIISELPENKKQEVLSHIEDQELASDIADLLNYEEDTAGGLMAKELIKVNSNWSVMRCVKEMRRQAEDVELVYTIYVVDDNNVLLGTLSLKRLLLTDSKTVISDIMKEDIIKVSASMDQEEVANTMNKYDLIVLPVVNDLNQLIGRITADDVMHIMKEEAEKDYQMASGISEDVESSDTVWEITRARLPWLLIGMIGGLFGAKVIGVFDIEKNYQMAFFIPLIAAMGGNVGVQSAAIVVQSLAGGTNSLGNISQRLLKELGVALVNGVICSSIILLAAYFLGYGILLSLTVSIALLSVIIFAALFGTFIPLILDKNKIDPALATGPFITTVNDVLGLFIYFLIGQLILSI; encoded by the coding sequence ATGAAATTTGAATTAACAAATGAATTTATAAGCGAGTTAAATGAACTCATCAATAATAAAGACCCACAGTCTGTTCAATCTTATATAAAAGACTGCCACCACGCTGATATTGCTGAAATACTAGACGAATTGGAATTTGAAAATGCCTGTTTCCTATTCGAACTTCTTGAAGATAATATTGCCGCAGATGTTTTGGTTGAATTAGAAGATGATTTAAGAGAAGAACTTTTAAAAATACACTCGCCTAAAGAAATTGCTGAAGAATTTGTGGACAACATGGATTCTGATGATGCTGCTGATATTATTTCTGAACTTCCTGAAAATAAAAAACAAGAAGTTTTATCCCATATAGAAGACCAAGAGCTAGCTAGTGATATTGCTGACCTTCTAAATTACGAAGAAGATACTGCTGGTGGACTAATGGCTAAAGAGCTGATTAAAGTTAACAGCAATTGGTCCGTAATGCGTTGTGTTAAAGAAATGCGTCGCCAAGCTGAGGATGTAGAGCTAGTTTACACTATATATGTAGTAGATGACAACAATGTTCTTTTAGGTACGCTATCACTAAAACGATTACTTTTAACAGACTCTAAAACTGTCATTTCTGATATCATGAAGGAAGATATCATTAAAGTTAGTGCTTCAATGGATCAAGAAGAAGTCGCTAATACAATGAACAAGTACGACTTAATTGTTCTTCCTGTGGTCAACGATCTAAACCAATTGATAGGTCGAATTACTGCCGACGATGTCATGCACATCATGAAAGAGGAAGCCGAAAAAGATTATCAAATGGCATCGGGTATTTCTGAAGATGTGGAGTCTAGCGATACCGTATGGGAAATTACTCGTGCTAGACTACCCTGGCTACTAATCGGCATGATTGGCGGACTCTTTGGCGCAAAAGTAATCGGTGTTTTTGATATTGAAAAAAATTACCAAATGGCATTCTTCATCCCATTGATTGCCGCTATGGGTGGAAATGTAGGTGTTCAGTCTGCAGCTATTGTAGTACAAAGTTTAGCCGGAGGAACCAACTCACTTGGAAATATCTCACAACGCTTATTAAAAGAATTAGGTGTTGCATTAGTTAATGGTGTTATATGCTCAAGTATTATTCTTTTGGCTGCTTACTTTTTGGGTTACGGCATTTTACTTAGCTTAACAGTGAGTATTGCGCTATTATCCGTTATTATCTTTGCTGCATTGTTTGGCACATTTATCCCTCTCATATTGGATAAAAATAAAATTGATCCTGCCCTAGCCACAGGGCCGTTTATCACTACTGTAAATGATGTATTGGGCTTATTTATTTATTTCCTCATCGGTCAGCTGATTTTATCCATATGA
- a CDS encoding tetratricopeptide repeat protein, with protein MRLFLIITLCIYGLNISAQSNSNLRLANKYANSKECEKANEIYKTLESKVNILSYYSNYLKCLLIEEKHATALTLVKKVRKKYPSKPKYIADLGFVYKAKGDKIRAEKEFKKSLDALAKGSINQVTQLANSFSKNKEYQWLFKAYQKGQELNPNYEFGFQLASSLSSIGKTEEMIDTYLNLVEKKSSHLKTVKIRLQNTLGRTKSSKDNYDLLSKKLLSRVQKTNNNALTELLVWLYIQSDEYGAAYIFTKALDKRLKEQGGRMFDLAYIAYENNAFDDAIKSYQYLIDLGTENPYYFDAKISQVIVSGEELMSREYSKDELTSLEKKYQSTIEELGKSKEIVYLMKDYAKLQAYHLFDTFSAVMTLEECIDLLDQNELQAECKLMLGDIYLINNKDWDAIIQYSQVEKAYKENPIGHEAKFRRSRVAYFQGQFDWAQAQLDVLKGSTTKLIANNAMKLSLLITDNMGLDTSAMAMEMYAKAEWLIFQNKIDKSYNLLDSMLTIFGGHTLCDEILYKQAEIQIKKKNYSEAAALYEQISTEFSFDILADDALFQWAKLLEEKLDDKTKAQELYEKIVLDYSDSIYTVESRKRFRNLRGDQTTEL; from the coding sequence ATGAGGTTGTTTTTAATCATAACATTATGTATTTATGGTTTAAACATATCTGCTCAGTCAAATTCTAACTTAAGATTAGCCAATAAATACGCAAATAGTAAGGAATGTGAAAAGGCCAATGAAATTTACAAAACTCTTGAGTCAAAGGTCAACATCTTAAGCTACTACTCTAATTACTTAAAATGCTTACTTATCGAAGAAAAACATGCAACAGCATTAACTCTAGTAAAAAAAGTAAGAAAAAAATACCCTTCAAAACCTAAATACATTGCTGACTTAGGCTTTGTATATAAAGCCAAAGGCGACAAAATACGAGCAGAAAAAGAATTCAAAAAGAGCTTGGACGCCTTAGCAAAAGGAAGTATTAATCAAGTTACTCAACTTGCTAATTCCTTTTCAAAAAATAAAGAATACCAATGGCTATTTAAAGCATATCAAAAAGGTCAAGAATTAAATCCTAACTATGAATTTGGTTTTCAGTTGGCAAGTTCATTGAGTAGTATAGGAAAGACTGAAGAAATGATTGACACCTACCTCAATTTGGTCGAAAAAAAATCAAGTCATCTTAAAACCGTAAAAATAAGGCTTCAAAATACTTTAGGCAGAACAAAAAGTAGTAAAGACAATTACGATTTATTATCAAAAAAATTATTGTCACGAGTACAGAAAACAAATAATAATGCACTGACCGAATTATTAGTTTGGTTGTATATACAATCCGATGAATATGGTGCGGCATACATCTTTACTAAAGCACTTGACAAACGATTAAAAGAACAAGGAGGGCGAATGTTTGACTTAGCTTACATTGCTTATGAAAATAACGCATTCGATGACGCTATAAAAAGCTACCAGTACCTCATCGACTTAGGAACTGAAAACCCCTACTATTTCGATGCCAAAATCTCACAAGTCATAGTTAGCGGAGAAGAGCTTATGAGTAGAGAATATTCTAAAGATGAATTAACTTCTCTCGAAAAAAAATACCAATCTACCATTGAAGAACTAGGCAAAAGTAAAGAGATAGTATATTTGATGAAAGATTACGCTAAGCTACAAGCTTATCATCTCTTTGATACTTTTAGCGCTGTTATGACCCTAGAAGAATGTATTGATTTGCTTGACCAAAATGAACTTCAGGCAGAATGCAAGCTTATGCTTGGCGACATATACTTAATAAATAACAAAGATTGGGACGCCATTATTCAATACTCTCAAGTAGAAAAAGCGTATAAAGAAAACCCTATTGGACACGAAGCTAAATTCAGACGTTCTAGAGTGGCTTATTTTCAAGGACAGTTTGATTGGGCACAAGCACAACTCGATGTTCTGAAAGGATCTACCACTAAACTCATCGCCAATAATGCCATGAAATTATCATTACTCATCACCGACAATATGGGCTTAGACACATCAGCTATGGCTATGGAAATGTATGCTAAAGCCGAATGGCTTATTTTTCAAAATAAAATCGATAAGAGTTATAATTTATTAGACAGTATGCTAACGATTTTTGGAGGGCACACATTATGTGACGAGATACTTTACAAACAAGCAGAAATCCAAATAAAAAAGAAAAACTATTCTGAAGCTGCTGCGCTTTACGAACAAATATCAACAGAATTCTCTTTTGATATACTTGCAGACGATGCTTTATTCCAATGGGCAAAATTACTTGAAGAAAAACTAGACGATAAAACCAAAGCACAAGAGTTATACGAGAAGATAGTATTAGACTATTCGGATAGTATCTATACCGTTGAATCTAGAAAAAGATTTAGAAATTTAAGAGGGGATCAAACTACAGAACTATGA
- the rpmA gene encoding 50S ribosomal protein L27, giving the protein MAHKKGAGSSKNGRESESKRLGVKIYGGQGAIAGNIILRQRGTKHHPGENVGMGKDHTLFALTDGIVQFRKKANNRSFVSVDPINN; this is encoded by the coding sequence ATGGCTCATAAGAAAGGTGCAGGAAGTAGTAAAAACGGTAGAGAATCGGAAAGTAAACGATTAGGTGTAAAAATCTATGGTGGTCAAGGCGCAATAGCTGGTAACATCATCTTACGTCAAAGAGGAACAAAACATCACCCAGGTGAAAACGTAGGTATGGGAAAAGATCATACTTTATTTGCTCTTACCGATGGTATTGTTCAATTTAGAAAAAAAGCGAATAACCGATCATTCGTATCCGTTGACCCTATCAACAATTAA
- the serS gene encoding serine--tRNA ligase codes for MLQINYIRENTHEAITKLAKRGFDAKASLEEIIAKDKLRKETQNKLDDILSQSNQLAKEIGSYFKNGEKEKAEEAKLKTVTLKQQSKTLSEQLNQISDELQDLLIHIPNVPHESVPNGKTPEDNEVVKEEGDIPKLHDGALPHWELAAKYDLIDFELGTKITGAGFPVYKGKGAKLQRALINFFLDKNTDAGYLEVQPPHLVNEASGFGTGQLPDKEGQMYHVTGDNLYLIPTAEVPVTNIFRDVIVKNDEFPIKYTAYTPCFRREAGSYGKDVRGLNRLHQFDKVEIVQVQKPTDSYQTLNVMVEHVTELLRDLELPFRILKLCGGDMSFTSALTFDMEVYSAAQKRWLEVSSISNFESYQANRLKLRYKDENKKNILCHTLNGSALALPRIVASILENHQDENGIKIPKALIPYTGFEYIN; via the coding sequence ATGTTACAGATTAATTATATACGAGAAAATACGCATGAAGCGATAACAAAATTGGCTAAAAGAGGGTTTGATGCAAAGGCCTCTTTAGAAGAGATTATTGCTAAAGATAAGCTAAGGAAAGAAACCCAAAACAAGCTAGACGACATCTTATCTCAATCCAATCAATTAGCTAAAGAAATTGGTTCGTATTTTAAAAATGGCGAAAAAGAAAAAGCAGAAGAAGCAAAATTAAAAACTGTAACACTAAAACAGCAAAGCAAAACTCTTAGCGAACAACTAAACCAAATAAGTGACGAATTACAAGATTTGCTAATACACATACCCAACGTACCTCACGAAAGTGTACCGAATGGCAAAACTCCTGAAGATAACGAAGTCGTGAAAGAAGAAGGCGACATCCCTAAACTGCATGATGGTGCACTACCGCATTGGGAGTTAGCTGCCAAATACGATTTAATAGATTTTGAGTTAGGTACAAAAATTACTGGAGCAGGATTTCCCGTTTATAAAGGTAAGGGAGCAAAACTTCAACGTGCATTGATCAACTTCTTTTTAGACAAGAATACTGACGCCGGCTATTTGGAAGTTCAGCCACCCCACCTAGTTAATGAAGCAAGCGGTTTTGGCACTGGTCAATTACCTGACAAAGAGGGACAAATGTACCATGTTACTGGCGACAATCTTTATCTTATTCCTACAGCAGAAGTTCCCGTAACTAATATCTTTAGGGATGTCATTGTTAAAAATGATGAGTTCCCTATAAAATACACTGCATATACCCCCTGTTTTCGACGAGAAGCTGGTTCATACGGAAAAGATGTGAGGGGATTAAATAGACTACACCAATTTGATAAAGTGGAGATTGTTCAAGTTCAAAAACCTACTGACTCCTACCAAACACTGAATGTAATGGTGGAACATGTTACTGAACTACTCCGAGATTTAGAGTTACCATTTCGAATTTTAAAATTATGTGGCGGTGATATGAGCTTTACTTCTGCCCTAACATTTGACATGGAAGTTTATTCGGCAGCGCAAAAACGTTGGCTAGAAGTTAGCTCCATTTCAAACTTTGAAAGCTATCAAGCAAATAGGCTAAAACTGAGATACAAAGACGAAAACAAAAAAAATATCCTTTGCCATACGCTCAATGGAAGTGCATTGGCACTACCAAGAATAGTGGCTTCTATTTTAGAAAATCACCAAGATGAAAATGGCATTAAAATACCAAAAGCGTTAATCCCTTATACTGGTTTTGAATACATCAACTAA
- the rsmA gene encoding 16S rRNA (adenine(1518)-N(6)/adenine(1519)-N(6))-dimethyltransferase RsmA: MSKVRAKKFLGQHFLTDLGIAREIANSLSLKGYESVLEVGPGMGVLTQFLLPLEIETYVIEIDRESVAYLKKHYPKLEHHLIEGDFLQLPVESIFKKPLAIIGNFPYNISTQILFKVLDHKDLIPEVVGMFQKEVAERIASPSGSKKYGITSVLLQCYYDIEYLFTVDETVFDPPPKVKSAVIRLRRNNREKLSCNEALFIRVVKTAFSQRRKTLRNALKSLNLVDENRAERYLSLRAEQLGVEEFIDLTECFE; encoded by the coding sequence ATGTCGAAAGTAAGAGCAAAAAAATTCCTAGGACAACATTTTCTTACTGACTTAGGCATTGCTCGAGAAATAGCCAATAGCCTAAGCTTAAAAGGTTATGAGTCGGTTTTAGAAGTAGGTCCGGGAATGGGTGTGCTGACTCAATTTCTTTTGCCTCTCGAAATAGAAACCTATGTCATAGAGATAGACAGAGAGTCGGTGGCTTATCTAAAAAAACACTATCCCAAGTTAGAGCATCACCTTATTGAAGGCGATTTTTTGCAGCTACCTGTTGAAAGCATATTCAAAAAGCCACTAGCTATAATTGGTAATTTTCCATACAACATATCCACTCAAATACTATTCAAGGTCCTTGACCATAAAGACCTAATACCTGAAGTAGTGGGCATGTTTCAAAAAGAGGTAGCCGAACGTATTGCTTCGCCATCAGGCAGTAAAAAGTACGGGATTACAAGTGTCCTCTTACAATGCTATTACGACATCGAATATCTATTTACAGTAGATGAAACCGTTTTTGATCCACCACCAAAAGTAAAATCTGCAGTGATAAGACTAAGACGAAATAATCGAGAAAAATTGAGCTGTAATGAAGCTTTATTTATCAGAGTTGTGAAAACAGCTTTCAGCCAAAGAAGGAAAACTTTGAGGAATGCCTTAAAAAGTCTTAACTTGGTGGACGAAAACAGAGCTGAACGCTATCTTTCTCTAAGAGCAGAACAACTTGGCGTAGAAGAGTTTATTGATTTAACAGAATGTTTTGAGTGA
- a CDS encoding NAD(P)-dependent oxidoreductase, which translates to MKKVLFVDTVHPYLWNELEKEGYQCVEGYSLSKVQIIQQNIDLHGIVIRSRFKLDAHFIDHFKDLKFIARAGSGMENIDSDFAQTKNIHCFNAAEGNKQAVAEHALGLMLSLFNNLKKADQEVRKGIWNREENRGLELSGKTVGIIGYGNNGSALAKVLSGFDTKVLAYDKYKTNYAPKYAIESDMQTIFEQADILSLHIPLTEETELLVNTKFLSQFKKSIYLINTSRGKCVDTEALVKNLNSGKVLGACLDVLEYEKSSFENLRDSETLTQLFESEKVILSPHVAGWTKESKLKLAQVLLQKIKSTPKR; encoded by the coding sequence ATGAAAAAAGTACTTTTTGTGGATACAGTTCACCCTTACTTATGGAATGAGCTCGAGAAGGAAGGATACCAATGTGTTGAAGGCTACTCACTAAGCAAAGTACAGATTATTCAACAAAACATTGATTTACATGGTATTGTTATTCGCTCTCGCTTCAAGTTAGATGCCCATTTTATCGATCATTTTAAGGATTTGAAGTTCATTGCTAGAGCCGGTTCTGGTATGGAAAACATCGACTCCGACTTTGCTCAAACAAAAAACATACATTGCTTTAACGCTGCCGAAGGCAATAAACAAGCTGTAGCCGAACATGCTTTAGGTCTGATGTTAAGCTTATTCAATAATCTAAAAAAAGCGGACCAAGAAGTTCGAAAAGGAATTTGGAATAGGGAAGAAAATAGAGGGCTAGAATTAAGTGGCAAAACGGTCGGTATTATTGGCTATGGCAATAATGGTTCGGCATTAGCTAAAGTATTGAGTGGATTTGACACTAAAGTACTGGCTTATGACAAATACAAAACAAACTACGCCCCAAAATATGCTATCGAAAGTGATATGCAAACCATTTTTGAACAAGCTGATATTTTGAGCCTACACATTCCTTTAACGGAAGAAACGGAGCTCTTAGTAAATACTAAATTTTTAAGTCAATTCAAGAAATCCATTTACCTCATCAACACTTCTAGAGGCAAATGTGTAGATACTGAAGCTCTCGTTAAAAACCTGAATTCAGGCAAAGTATTGGGAGCTTGTTTAGATGTTTTAGAATACGAAAAGAGTTCTTTCGAAAATCTGAGAGATTCTGAAACATTGACGCAATTGTTTGAGTCCGAAAAAGTTATCCTCTCCCCTCACGTTGCTGGTTGGACAAAGGAAAGCAAATTGAAACTAGCACAAGTGCTTCTTCAAAAAATCAAGTCCACACCAAAAAGGTAG
- a CDS encoding DMT family transporter, translating to MILLAFIWGSSFILMKKGLIVFNDLEVAQLRMGIAWLSLLPFVWNKLFKIQKKHIIPILVVGLFGNGFPAFLFTKAQTELDSSLIGILNALVPLFTFVLAMLLFKTKVKVSQLIGILLGLSGAVWLIAGGGLVLENAHYSWYIIVATLCYAISLNTIKNYLQEMSAIDISGLAFFVVGPFCLLALGFSDFSFKMMNSEGANLALFYIIILSTVGTSIALVLFNQLVKGTTAIFASSVTYLIPIVAIFWGFIDGEIITLNHFIGIAIILGGIHLVNKA from the coding sequence ATGATTCTTTTAGCATTCATTTGGGGTAGTTCTTTTATACTAATGAAAAAAGGACTAATTGTATTTAATGATCTAGAAGTTGCTCAACTAAGAATGGGAATAGCATGGCTAAGCCTATTACCTTTTGTTTGGAACAAACTATTTAAAATACAGAAAAAACACATCATTCCTATATTGGTTGTAGGTCTTTTTGGCAATGGTTTTCCGGCCTTTTTGTTTACTAAAGCTCAAACTGAATTAGACAGTTCACTTATCGGTATATTAAATGCTTTGGTGCCTCTATTTACTTTTGTGTTAGCTATGTTGTTATTCAAAACTAAAGTCAAAGTAAGTCAGCTTATTGGAATTTTACTAGGTCTTTCTGGAGCTGTATGGTTAATCGCTGGTGGCGGCTTAGTCCTTGAAAACGCTCACTACTCGTGGTATATCATCGTTGCAACTTTGTGCTATGCCATTAGCCTAAACACCATTAAAAATTATCTACAAGAAATGAGCGCTATTGATATTTCAGGCTTAGCATTTTTTGTAGTTGGTCCATTTTGTCTCTTAGCACTCGGATTTTCCGATTTTTCATTTAAAATGATGAATAGCGAAGGAGCAAATTTGGCCTTATTCTATATCATCATACTCTCTACGGTTGGCACCTCCATAGCCTTGGTTTTATTCAACCAACTCGTGAAAGGCACAACGGCAATTTTTGCATCATCTGTGACTTATTTGATTCCTATTGTGGCCATTTTTTGGGGCTTTATTGATGGCGAAATCATTACCTTAAATCACTTTATTGGTATCGCTATAATTTTAGGGGGAATACACTTGGTTAACAAAGCCTAA